In the Lascolabacillus massiliensis genome, one interval contains:
- a CDS encoding HipA family kinase produces the protein MTLRSVNVSRYILPLREGGSLPALAEADDGFKYVLKFRGAGHGTKMLISELLGGKIASVLGLNIPELVFAHLDEDFGRTEGDEEIQDLLKGSKGLNLGLHYLSGALAYDPKTEIDPLLASIIVWFDAFTTNIDRTHNNSNLLWWHQELWIIDNGASFYFHHSWKDFDKNALNPFPFIKDHILLSQASKLDEADEIAHNILNDNILREIVDLIPDDWVKWDHISESPDEVRKIYFNFLTKRLSNSAIFLNSAKDARG, from the coding sequence ATTACTCTACGAAGCGTTAATGTATCAAGGTATATTCTCCCTTTGCGTGAAGGAGGGTCCCTGCCTGCTTTAGCTGAAGCGGACGACGGATTTAAGTATGTACTGAAATTCCGCGGGGCAGGTCATGGTACTAAAATGCTGATATCTGAACTTCTGGGTGGAAAGATTGCATCGGTCCTGGGATTGAATATTCCAGAACTGGTATTTGCACATCTGGATGAAGATTTTGGACGTACAGAAGGTGATGAAGAAATTCAGGATTTACTGAAAGGGAGTAAGGGGCTTAATCTGGGATTACACTACCTGTCAGGAGCCTTGGCTTATGACCCGAAAACAGAGATCGATCCTTTGCTCGCTTCAATTATTGTGTGGTTTGATGCGTTTACAACCAACATCGACCGCACACATAATAACAGCAATCTGCTCTGGTGGCATCAGGAGCTTTGGATTATTGATAATGGGGCATCTTTTTATTTTCATCACTCATGGAAAGATTTTGATAAGAATGCACTTAATCCATTTCCATTTATTAAAGATCACATACTTTTATCGCAAGCATCAAAACTTGATGAAGCTGATGAGATTGCGCATAATATTCTAAATGATAATATACTGAGAGAAATTGTAGACCTTATTCCAGATGATTGGGTTAAATGGGATCACATCAGTGAAAGTCCGGATGAAGTAAGGAAAATCTACTTTAATTTTCTAACAAAAAGGCTGTCAAATTCTGCCATATTCCTTAATAGTGCTAAAGATGCGAGAGGATAA
- a CDS encoding dipeptide epimerase, with protein MDKERRRFIRSAAIAAVAFASPEFSINSAAKNNMLFSINKHHNSSSKMKLSWTPYNLQLKHTFTISGFSRTTTPVVLTEIEYDGVVGYGEASLPPYLGESQASVIDFLKRVDLSGFNDPTHIEDIVHYVDSIAINNTAAKAAVDIALHDLAGKIIGAPWYKMYGFDKRDVPDTTFTIGIDTDEVVREKTIEAKDQFNILKVKVGGPDDKRMINAIRSVTDLPLSVDANQGWTDRHEALDMIYWLKEQGVVMVEQPMPKNDLDNISRLTEMSPLPIFADESLQRLSDIERLKGVFSGVNIKLMKCTGMHEALKMRNMAKALGMKVMMGCMTETSCAISAASQLYSGMDFADLDGALLISNDCFDGAVLEKGKVIASDLPGIGVTPNRELNFSHN; from the coding sequence ATGGACAAAGAGAGACGTCGTTTTATAAGATCGGCTGCAATTGCTGCAGTAGCTTTTGCATCACCTGAATTTTCGATAAACAGTGCTGCAAAAAACAATATGCTCTTCAGTATCAATAAACATCATAACTCTTCCTCTAAGATGAAACTTTCATGGACTCCCTATAACCTACAGCTTAAACATACATTCACCATTTCAGGCTTCTCAAGAACTACTACACCGGTAGTACTCACAGAAATTGAGTATGATGGAGTTGTTGGGTATGGAGAAGCATCTCTTCCACCATATTTGGGTGAATCACAGGCCTCTGTAATTGACTTTTTAAAACGGGTTGATTTATCCGGATTTAACGATCCTACACATATTGAGGATATTGTACATTATGTCGATTCCATTGCCATAAACAATACAGCGGCAAAGGCTGCAGTGGACATCGCCCTGCACGATCTTGCAGGAAAGATTATAGGAGCCCCATGGTATAAAATGTATGGATTTGACAAGAGAGATGTACCAGATACAACTTTTACAATTGGTATTGATACAGATGAGGTGGTAAGAGAAAAAACCATTGAGGCTAAAGATCAGTTTAATATCCTTAAAGTGAAAGTTGGCGGTCCCGACGATAAAAGAATGATTAATGCAATTCGTTCTGTTACAGACCTTCCGTTATCGGTAGATGCTAATCAGGGATGGACTGACAGACATGAGGCTCTGGATATGATCTACTGGCTTAAAGAGCAGGGTGTGGTAATGGTTGAACAGCCCATGCCAAAGAATGATCTTGACAATATATCCAGACTTACAGAAATGAGTCCTCTCCCAATTTTTGCTGATGAGTCCCTGCAAAGACTTAGCGATATTGAACGATTGAAAGGTGTATTCTCTGGTGTAAATATAAAACTGATGAAGTGCACCGGTATGCACGAAGCCCTGAAAATGCGCAACATGGCAAAAGCATTGGGAATGAAAGTGATGATGGGATGTATGACTGAAACATCCTGTGCAATCTCTGCTGCTTCACAACTATATTCAGGAATGGATTTTGCTGATCTTGATGGTGCTCTTTTAATAAGTAACGACTGTTTTGATGGTGCGGTACTCGAAAAAGGTAAAGTTATAGCATCAGATTTGCCGGGCATTGGGGTAACTCCAAATCGTGAATTGAATTTTAGCCATAATTAG
- a CDS encoding DMT family protein, which translates to MNYILTIGLLVISNIFMTLAWYGHLKLAEQSWFSKLPLIGVILVSWLIAFFEYCFQVPANRIGYEGNGGSLSLLQLKVIQEVITLVIFVLFSSFAFQTTLKMNHLIGFVFLVLAVYFIFK; encoded by the coding sequence ATGAACTACATTCTTACAATCGGACTTTTAGTAATTTCAAATATATTTATGACGCTGGCATGGTATGGTCACCTAAAGCTGGCAGAACAAAGCTGGTTTAGTAAATTACCTCTTATTGGAGTAATCCTTGTAAGCTGGCTTATTGCATTTTTTGAATACTGTTTTCAAGTTCCTGCCAATCGTATTGGATATGAAGGCAATGGAGGTTCTCTTTCATTACTTCAGTTAAAGGTGATTCAAGAGGTTATCACTCTGGTAATTTTTGTTCTGTTCTCCTCATTTGCATTTCAGACAACTTTGAAAATGAATCATCTTATAGGATTTGTCTTTCTTGTGCTTGCTGTCTATTTTATTTTCAAGTAA
- a CDS encoding C40 family peptidase: MVQNNDAEQIIRNIQEKYAPDKRVEVFNVELFRKDNRFIIKGETTSSNAHKILLSELKNIYPDIEDSVRVLPDISLGEKTFGVIYNSVGTLRSAPRYSSEMVSQALLGTIVRILEEQRGWLRVQTPDGYIGWISGSVKSMTQEELNEYESKEKVIITSNFAISYENADVNSLPVSDLVIGNILNLMSEGKDYFEVIYPDGRIAFIKSTDALNLSDWKNNIVLTGESIVNTAYKFKGVPYLWGGTSAKGLDCSGFTKSVYFMHGIVLARDASQQVNQGELVDSAGDFSKLLPGDLMFFGSKAKPIAKTKEESKERVVHVGIYIGNNHFIHASDNIHINSVNPVDELYDKFNAGRYLRSKRYITDGKVINVNRFEPL; this comes from the coding sequence ATGGTTCAGAATAACGATGCAGAGCAGATAATCCGTAATATTCAGGAGAAATATGCACCTGACAAGAGAGTGGAGGTGTTTAATGTAGAACTATTTCGAAAAGATAATAGATTCATTATTAAAGGAGAAACTACCAGCAGTAATGCACATAAAATACTATTAAGTGAATTAAAAAATATTTATCCTGACATAGAGGATTCTGTTCGTGTTCTGCCTGATATAAGTCTTGGTGAGAAAACCTTTGGCGTTATTTATAACTCTGTCGGGACATTAAGGAGTGCTCCAAGATATAGTTCAGAGATGGTGTCTCAGGCATTGCTTGGAACAATAGTAAGAATTCTCGAAGAGCAGAGAGGGTGGTTGCGGGTGCAGACTCCTGACGGATATATCGGATGGATATCGGGCTCGGTTAAATCCATGACTCAGGAAGAGCTGAATGAGTATGAGAGTAAAGAGAAAGTTATCATTACAAGTAATTTTGCCATCTCATATGAAAATGCCGATGTTAACTCATTACCCGTATCAGACCTTGTAATTGGAAACATATTAAATCTCATGTCTGAAGGGAAAGACTATTTTGAGGTCATTTATCCTGATGGAAGAATAGCTTTTATTAAATCGACAGATGCCTTAAATCTTAGTGACTGGAAGAATAATATAGTACTGACTGGAGAAAGTATAGTAAACACTGCCTATAAGTTTAAAGGTGTTCCATATCTTTGGGGAGGTACTTCAGCAAAAGGACTTGATTGTAGTGGATTTACCAAAAGTGTCTACTTCATGCATGGGATTGTTCTTGCAAGGGATGCATCACAACAGGTTAATCAGGGCGAATTAGTGGATTCTGCAGGAGACTTTAGCAAACTTCTTCCCGGAGATCTTATGTTTTTTGGATCAAAAGCCAAACCAATTGCAAAAACTAAAGAAGAGAGTAAGGAGAGAGTTGTACATGTAGGAATATATATAGGGAATAACCACTTTATTCATGCATCAGATAATATTCATATCAACAGTGTAAACCCTGTAGATGAACTCTATGATAAATTTAATGCAGGCAGATATCTGCGTTCAAAAAGATATATTACAGATGGTAAGGTTATTAATGTAAACAGATTTGAGCCTTTATAA
- a CDS encoding DUF3037 domain-containing protein: MREDKLYHYAVIRLVPKVEREEFFNVGLILFSKEEKYIRLKYHLCPEKFQLMCTGLEYEEVIESLETFKNIADGNCDYAPIALYDIPERFRWLTAVRSTIIQTSPVHAGKSNDLDRTFDRLFIELVV, encoded by the coding sequence ATGCGAGAGGATAAATTATATCATTATGCTGTTATCCGACTGGTGCCTAAAGTGGAGAGGGAGGAGTTTTTCAATGTCGGACTTATTCTCTTCTCAAAAGAAGAGAAGTATATTCGATTAAAATATCATCTCTGTCCAGAAAAGTTTCAGCTTATGTGCACAGGTCTGGAATACGAAGAAGTGATAGAAAGTCTTGAGACATTTAAAAATATTGCAGATGGAAACTGCGATTACGCTCCAATTGCTTTATATGATATACCTGAACGATTCAGATGGCTTACAGCGGTAAGAAGTACAATAATTCAGACATCCCCCGTCCACGCAGGAAAGAGTAATGATCTGGATAGAACTTTTGACAGACTATTTATCGAATTGGTTGTCTAA
- a CDS encoding nicotinamidase gives MKTALLIVDVQNDFCPGGALGVKDGDKIVPTINKIIKKFDLVISSQDWHPEDSVHFEKWPVHCVAGTKGAEFHPDLKSEKIDLKLIKGTYNKDDGYSAFEATNLSFANYLEENEITTLYICGLTTDYCVKETALDAVKNGIHTFVITDAIAAVNVQPCDGKEALNEMYSKGCILIESEDISDVL, from the coding sequence ATGAAAACAGCTCTGCTAATTGTTGATGTTCAAAATGATTTTTGTCCCGGTGGTGCACTGGGTGTAAAAGATGGAGATAAAATTGTACCAACTATAAACAAAATAATCAAGAAATTTGACCTGGTTATATCGTCACAGGACTGGCATCCTGAAGATTCTGTACATTTTGAAAAGTGGCCGGTACACTGTGTTGCTGGTACAAAGGGTGCTGAATTTCATCCTGACCTGAAAAGCGAAAAAATTGATCTTAAATTAATTAAGGGTACATATAATAAAGATGATGGCTACTCTGCTTTTGAGGCTACAAATTTATCATTCGCAAATTATCTTGAGGAGAATGAGATTACAACACTTTATATCTGTGGGTTAACAACTGATTACTGCGTTAAAGAGACGGCTCTGGATGCTGTTAAAAACGGTATTCACACTTTTGTTATAACAGATGCAATTGCAGCTGTGAATGTTCAGCCTTGTGATGGCAAAGAGGCTCTTAACGAAATGTATTCAAAAGGTTGTATTTTGATAGAATCTGAAGACATTTCTGATGTTTTATAG